The following nucleotide sequence is from Amia ocellicauda isolate fAmiCal2 chromosome 14, fAmiCal2.hap1, whole genome shotgun sequence.
tttcggtttataataataataataataataataataataataataataataataataataataataataataataataataataataataataataataatgatgatgagatgataataataatgggtcaattgcaattaACTTATTACAGAGCTGCTAACCACGGGATCATGTCCAGTATGCTGCTTTCAGGGCGATGCAATTGGCCTATTAAGCCTAATAAATTATGCATacgttatatacatattttcaccCTGATACAgagttatatacatattttcagttGCACAGCTACATTCAACTTTTGGGATCTTCTTTGGATTGAGAAAAACATGCCAAACAGCAGatgtttttgtacatttgcaTTAAATGGCACAACACTTTGCATGATGGCGGATAGAGAAACAATAATGCAGAATAACAGAGTTGTCCACATGCATGCTGGTAGATGGGGGGGTTGCACtctttcaaagaaaaaaaatgttaaattatcTGTGTAATCGTCCATTTTCAATCgtccatgtgtgtttgtgtgtctaacTCCACTCCACCGTGTCTTTGTGTAGCGCGATCATGGAGGAGCTCTCCCCCGCTGCCTCTGCCTCTGAGGAGACGGCCCGCCCGGCCACCGAGGAGGGGCCACTGGTGACGGTGTCTTTCCAGAAGAACAGCAGCTTCACCCAAAAGTTCCTGGAGGGGGAGCCCAAAGCGCTGGGGGTAGGAGTGGGAATttgtggtggggtgggggggctacATATCTCAGTCCCCAGAGTGGGTTGAGGTtaactctgtgtctgtggctccCCAGATAACCCAGATCATGCTCAGCGTGCACGTGATCAGCATCGCACTCATGAACTGGTTCAACGAAATGGAGCAGTTGGATATGATGATCGTCCGTCTGATCTGCTCCCTTATCGTACgtcgtctgtctctctctgcgtcTGTTTGTgcgtctgtctctctgcccccccgtgtctctgtctgtgcatctctctgtccctccatgtctgtctgtctctccatgtgtccgtctgtctctgtctgtgcatctctctgtcccctttgtctctgtctgtgcatctctctgaccttccatgtctgtctctctgagcatctctctatctctccatgtctgttgctctgtcgctctgtgtctgtctctctgtgtatctctctgtcttcCATGTCTGTGTCGGTccagctctctgtctctctcctctccccctgtCTCTCTAACCCTGTCTTGTCTTTTCAGACCATTATAGCAGGTGGTGTTGCGATATCGGCAAGTAACCTGCACATGCCCAGAGTGAGTCACGAGAACTAATTTCCATTATTTAAGGAGTCGGGGCTGCATTCCTATAGGTGGTGGGCGGTGGGATCAATTCAATACTAAAAACTACTATAATTCTGATTATAAAAGGCCTCATCAGAAgtttaataaatgaaaacaaatcatgGAATTGAGAGCTGCTAATACCTATTAGTATAATGATATGCACTCTGCCTCTCTTGCAGATTAAGGCCTGCATGGCCATGGAGATCATTGGGTGTGTGTGCTCGGTCTTTGTGATCTTCACCAACTTAGCCATCCACACCAACAGCCCCATCATCTACAGCTGCTGATGCATTTGGACAAAACAATGGTTGAAGAGTGCACAGTGCACAGTgagtgcactctctctctcggtctctgttatctctcactctctctcgctctccctatgtctgtctgactggactggactggactgctgcagagtcactgactggactggactggaatggactggactgctgcaaaGTCACTGAGAATATTAATCTGAAAGTTCTGTACAGGACTGGCACTGCCCAGAAATTCTCTCCCTGCCCCCTgctcagctgtgtgtgtgtgtgtccacagGAGATAACTGATCACATCAGCGCAGAGCAGTTGTTGGTGCAAGTGGTCATCACAGTCCTGTGCATCACGCTGGCCGTCTACTGTGGCAAGGCCGTGCGCTGCTGCAGCCCCGCCAGCAGAATGgtaaactgacacactgatacccTGGAACAGTGGCACACTGCGGGACTGGCACACTGGCACTTATTGGGGGAAGCTGTAGGATCACTATTAATATAGTGGTAGTAGCACTACCTATAGtggtattaattattattattattaatattaatgttgaTGGAAGGATTCTAATGTCGAGGTCACTGTTCTACTGCCTCTTCTTCCAATTAAGCTCTGAATTATTGAATTGATCACTCGTTACCATCCTGTGGGCTAACTTGTTGCTTTTCATCTCTCGCAACACAGCCGGTGATCACGGTGAACGCTCCTGGCCCGGCCCAGTCGCAGCAGTGAGAGGACCCGGCCACaacgccccccacccccaaaataAAGACTGAAGACCCACGCTACATACGCAGCCCACGTGCGAGTCCTGGTGTCCAGTGGGGGAGCGGTGACTGTTGACAAAGGAGTTTCAGTCAGCGACAGTCAGAGATGGATGACGATTGGACGAGGAACATCAGAGCGACACAGACCCGTGCCGACCCTTTCCCTCCAGCTGGGCTTGCCGTAGTGCTCAGAGCGAGGCAGTCGGGAAGCTGACGACCTCCACAATTATTTGTGTAGCAGCCCCTGTGGATGTACTTGACAACACCACCCCCTTATTGCAGTTTTACTTAATTGCTTGAGCACATTTGTCCAAGCAGAATTcacactttcaaaacaatgaacaCACAGCCCTAAATTGAAACAGGTTGGCCAAAATGGCAGATTTAATTTGCAGATTGCACCAAGACACTCAAAACATGAAACACAGAAATCATCTTTCCATCACAACATACAACTTGTTACCTAATGAAAAGTTACTTCAATCATTTGTTTTACATAATGGCACAATAAATACTAACTACTACCATCAATATACCCTACTATGGCTAACGCACCTGTTGATAtgataattacagtatgtaccaTAAAAGGCATGTAACCATCACAGCATGGGCTGTATTCTTTCCATGATTTTACCAAATTCAGATGGAACATCACTCAGGAGCAGGGATATCCAGAAAGAAACCACTCCATTTCACCTCTGtcctttacaaatgcaatgatgCTGTAGATACAGAGAATAAAAGACTCCAAGCAGACAACTCACTGCAAGAACAAAGCATCAaaaaagctgcacaaacacagtaTATTCCACACTCATCAACAGTCCATCAGACCTCAAGTTGTCTTGAACATCACACTGGATGTTTTCCCTCCTTGCAGGGCACATCGCTGCTCTGCAGTCCTGTGCAATGATGGTCAGCCAACCAGCATTCGTGGCATTGAGGAGGGGCCTGAGGTCACGTGAACTGAAATCACAATTGTTCCACCTCCACTCAGACAATTTCTTAATTGTATGGAAAGCAGGAGTGTATGGAGGGAGAATTTGCATCACTGTTCAGAGGTGGGCTCTAACCAATGTACTACACAGACAGGAGAGGTCAAAAGCAAGATTGTCCTGGTGTCCTATGGTACACTGGAGTGACTGAAACAATCACCCCAAGGTCCTGAGAATCTCTACAAAATGCTATTCATTTTTGAATAGAATCTCAATTCAGCATGCCACACTCAGCAGATCATTTAACAGCTGTTCTGTCAATATAATTTGCACCTTAAAACCATAATAAAGCTGCATAGAGCCTTAATAACAGTACTTCAAACATTGGGAAAGTAAAAAAAAGCCCAGAAAACACCATTGAGCAGGAGCACAGTGCCTAGTTATGGGATTGTGTATAAGATCACAAAAAGTCACTTTGTGCACCAGTTTGTTGTACACGTCTGAATggcacattttcaaaaccaaacaaaaacccatccTGACTATGTGCATTTCACTTACAGAATTGACAAGAGGCAATTTATTTTGCCCAATAACAAATCCATATAATCCTGCCAAACACACGCCTGGGGCAGGGACTCACACTAGAAGGGTGACATTGACCAAAGAGTCAGATTTAACCATTTAGGACTAGTGGACACTACCCAGCACCCCTCCCACACCCACTGAGGTGAGACAGAGACCATTTAATTGCTTTGACTTTTATTCTCAAAGTACAGGAGACAGATTGCATTTGTACAGTAGGAGTCCTGCCCACAGACAGGGCCACAGCCCCAGCACAgcctgcagggagagagagaggggttactTCACAGACCACAGCCAGCATTCGAGTCTGCTTCCTACAAGGGCAGGAAGTCAGACAAATATACCCAAGTTACTTAGGGTTTGAGCCGAGTCACGACCAACTCAGGTGTTGCATGGATATAGAGCTGGGGTCCAGTTTAAAGTGCCACTAACCCCCTCTCCAAAGGCAGCTACTGGGCAGTGTTGGGCTGAGATCGGCCCATGATGAAGAACGGGCCCAGTATGGCGTCGGCCTCCTGCACCACCCctgcagggagacaggcagggcATTAGGGCCCGTGAGGGGGGGATCCATCTCAGACCAGCACAAGGTTTAAGAGTTCAGTCAGCTTCCTGCACCCACCCTGCTCTGGAGATGGGGCCCCTCGGCTCCTGCGCCTCAAGCCCCGGGCCCTGGAGGCGGGGTCAcagctggagtcacagcagctGCACACCTGGTCACTGCCATCCACAGACTGCCACCTTGGGAAGGAGGATTGGATTGTTGAACAGAGGGGGGGGTGGGAAGCATTTTGGAGTTGCACCAGCTTCACCCCAATAGACCACCCCCTTACCTCTGCACAAAGGAGCAGGCCTTGTTCTGGGCATCGTTCTGGGAGGCAAGCGCCATGGTCAGGTGGCAGGCGATGTAGAGCTAGAGGAGGGAGAGACCGAGGGACAGGACAGCACATGAGCGTGGGGCGGGCAGGGTCACTCACACAGCCCAGAGGAGAGCGCAGGGACTCACGGAGCTGCGGGCATCCTGGTGGAAGCGGAAGGCCTCCAGCTGCATGCGGAGACTAGAATCCTGGGGCCGTGGCAGGAAGCGTGAGCTGGATCCAGTAGCCTTGGAGTCCACAAAGCACCTGCAGGGAGAGTCTGTATTGGGCAGGGGCCACAGGTCTCAGCGAGGTGTGAATCTGGCAAGTCCTAGTCTAGGGGGACAGACAGGAGCTCACAATAGGCCCCCCAGACTCACCCATGGTTCTCAATGAAGGCGTAGCTGGGCGAGGAGGTCTGGTTCGGCTCAAGGGTGGCCACACAGCGGTCCACGAACAGCCGCAGGGGCAGGTGGCCGGTCAGGTTGACCGAGGCCTTGAGGTGCAGCATGTCCCCCAGGTAGAAGACGTTGGAGGGCCTCTGGGAGCTCCAGTCATCTGCAGGGAGATGCAAGTGTCAGTGCCAGCATTGACCACACAGGCACCACCTGGACCTCTGTAGGGGTACCAGtcatgagctgcagggagaagtcCAGGACATCCTCAGCAGTGCGAGTGGAGGTGAAGGGGACCCAGGTGGGCTTCAGGGCATCACTGCTCACATTGGCCGTCCTGCAGGAGAGAGGGGTCCCTCATCAGCATTTACAGCAGAGAATTGAGCTCATCGAGTCCTCCAGTCTGGAGAACTCAATCCAGCAACTTACAAAAACATGGGTTGCATCTTGGAAAGGCATGGTTTACTCTACATCatgtgttgaaactggggggtggggggaaaaaaaaaaaaaagcactggcCTGGACCTCAAATCCAAACACAGCCCAGGTTTAGAGCACAAGAGGGGAGGGGTGGGAACCTGCACATCAGATCTCCTGAATGACATCAGGCCTGTGGCCAATAGGCCTTGCTCACCTGTTATAGTGGCACTCGAGTGGGATGGAGGCGTTGTTCATCCGGATGATGCCACCGGGGGAAGGGGCCGGAGTGTAGAACAGGGTGTTGGAGTACACCAGCAAGTCCTCGGTGAACTGGGGCAGCCAAAGAGAAGCAGCATTTAAGCTGGTTAACAACTCTTGCATTGCATGTCTAGTTACAGTTCAGACCATGACAATTAGGATAAATTCAGAGCATCATACTGGACAGTATATTGCAGCACAGCCTACTGGGAGGAACAGATAGGGCAGTGAAGGAGTTGCTTCTGGAAGAGCACTAGAGAGCTAAACTAGTGGGTTTTCAACCCAGGACCTGGaagcccccccccgccccccccctaTGGTTTTGTTCCAACGGAGCACAAGAACACCCTTAAGTTTAACCAATAATCAAATCAAAGCCTTCATTTGAAATTATAAGCTTGTATAAGGAATCAACTTCTGATCAGTTACACACATTTTAAGTCAATTAAagtaagggttcaattaagtaattaagagctcggcTAGAACGaaacccagcagggtagggaATACTCCAGatccagggttgagaaccactgaactACTCGGTAGGTCCATCACAGCCAATACAGGGGTCACAAGCATCTAAGCGGACACCCAATGTGTTGGGCTCCAGCAGAACTATGCCAGGGAGTCCTGCTGGAGGGACCGGGACCCAGAGCACTATAGCGCTAGACTTCACTATACTGTGAAGGGCAGCGCCTACCGACAGCTCGCTCCCGCAGTCCTGCAGCTCGGCGGTGATCACGAACGACTCGCCCCCGGGGGAGGCGACGGTGCAGGAGCCCGGGGCGGCGGGGGGCCCCAGCCGCAGGTCGGAGCCGCTGATGGCCGTGCCCACAGCGTAGAGGTCGGCAAGCACGGTGATCTCCACGGTGGCCTCTAGGCACCGGAGAAAGACGGTCTGCGTCACGGCGCCAGCCCGGCTCTGACCTGGGAGCGCATAGTAGCCACGGCCGGACCCGGAGGAGCGCAGACCGGGGGACCCCGCTTTAGAGCGGTGCTTCAGGGGGTGGCTCTCCTTGCCTTTAACACTCAGCCGACACTGCGCAGCCGCAAACAGAAACAGCAAGCCCACTTGCCAATAAAGCGTGCTACCGAAGACTCCCATGATTGGCTCTGTTGCTTTAACCCCAGCAAGACGGTTTCAAAGCTGACAGTGCAATACTCACCTGTGGCGCCTCTGCCTATTTATACAGGTGCCGCCACTGGGAGCCAATCAGAGACCAGCCCGGAGTGGTCAGTGTGAACAGGTCCGGCCCGGCGATGGAATGCGCCCCGACACGGCCAGTC
It contains:
- the LOC136768363 gene encoding zona pellucida sperm-binding protein 3 — translated: MGVFGSTLYWQVGLLFLFAAAQCRLSVKGKESHPLKHRSKAGSPGLRSSGSGRGYYALPGQSRAGAVTQTVFLRCLEATVEITVLADLYAVGTAISGSDLRLGPPAAPGSCTVASPGGESFVITAELQDCGSELSFTEDLLVYSNTLFYTPAPSPGGIIRMNNASIPLECHYNRTANVSSDALKPTWVPFTSTRTAEDVLDFSLQLMTDDWSSQRPSNVFYLGDMLHLKASVNLTGHLPLRLFVDRCVATLEPNQTSSPSYAFIENHGCFVDSKATGSSSRFLPRPQDSSLRMQLEAFRFHQDARSSLYIACHLTMALASQNDAQNKACSFVQRWQSVDGSDQVCSCCDSSCDPASRARGLRRRSRGAPSPEQGVVQEADAILGPFFIMGRSQPNTAQ